In the genome of Anomalospiza imberbis isolate Cuckoo-Finch-1a 21T00152 chromosome 11, ASM3175350v1, whole genome shotgun sequence, one region contains:
- the PPP4R2 gene encoding serine/threonine-protein phosphatase 4 regulatory subunit 2 isoform X1 has product MDVERLQEALKDFEKRGKKEVCPILDQFLCHVAKTGETMVQWSQFKGYFIFKLEKVMDDFRTSAPEPRGPPNPNVEYIPFEEMKERILKIVTGFNGIPFTIQRLCELLTDPRRNYTGTDKFLRGVEKNVMVVSCVYPSSEKNNSSSLNRMNGVMFPGNSPGYSDRSNVNGPGTPRPVSRTKVSLSAPMTTNGLPDSSEHKEPSLQQAEEKKHSESPASESEGAQSSPVKNKHSEDDPAEAEGHEVKRLKFDKEGEARDAPNQTASSEVSSGMGEETEASSTSQDKEKDASCARQHCTEEEEEESFMSPRNVGPDRKDQDKDSDSSSVAEESSEENNQMEESEQPRAEKDLHSADSDISAPATSGADCSDTEELGSYASETPENSSETPMENSDEATEAADEPMEQD; this is encoded by the exons GGTTCAGTGGTCTCAGTTTAAaggctattttatttttaaactggaGAAAGTCATGGATGATTTCAGAACCTCAGCTCCTGAACCAAGAGGGCCCCCCAATCCAAACGTGGAATATATTCCCTTTgaagagatgaaagaaagaaTCCTGAAAATTGTCACTGGATTTAATGG CATCCCCTTCACTATCCAGCGACTCTGTGAGTTGCTGACAGATCCTAGGAGGAATTACACAGGAACAGACAAATTTCTAAGAGGTGTGGAAAAG AATGTCATGGTTGTCAGCTGTGTATATCCATCTTCAGA GAAAAATAATTCCAGTAGTTTAAATCGGATGAATGGTGTTATGTTCCCCGGGAATTCACCAGGGTACTCTGACAG atcgAATGTAAATggccctgggacccccagacccgTGAGTCGGACGAAGGTTTCGTTGTCAGCTCCCATGACAACCAACGGTTTGCCAGACAGCTCAGAGCATAAAGAGCCCAGCTTGCAGCAAGCAGAGGAGAAGAAACACAG CGAATCACCAGCATCTGAATCAGAaggtgctcagagcagcccgGTGAAAAATAAGCACTCTGAGGATGATCCTGCAGAAGCAGAAGGACATGAGGTAAAAAGACTTAAATTTGACAAGGAAGGGGAAGCCAGAGATGCACCAAACCAAACTGCCTCCAGTGAAGTCTCTTCAGGCATGGGGGAAGAGACAGAAGCATCCTCTACATCTCAGGATAAAGAAAAAGATGCTTCCTGTGCCAGACAGCACTGtacagaggaagaggaggaag AGTCCTTCATGTCTCCCAGAAACGTTGGTCCGGACAGAAAAGATCAAGACAAAGACAGTGACTCCTCGAGTGTGGCTGAAGAGAGCTCTGAGGAGAACAATCAGATGGAGGAGTCTGAGCAGCCACGGGCAGAGAAGGATTTGCACTCGGCTGACAGTGACATCAGTGCACCTGCCACCAGTGGAGCTGACTGCAGTGACACGGAAGAGCTGGGGTCCTATGCTAGTGAAACTCCAGAAAACTCCTCAGAGACCCCGATGGAAAACAGTGATGAAGCCACAGAAGCTGCAGATGAACCTATGGAGCAAGACTAA
- the PPP4R2 gene encoding serine/threonine-protein phosphatase 4 regulatory subunit 2 isoform X2, which produces MDDFRTSAPEPRGPPNPNVEYIPFEEMKERILKIVTGFNGIPFTIQRLCELLTDPRRNYTGTDKFLRGVEKNVMVVSCVYPSSEKNNSSSLNRMNGVMFPGNSPGYSDRSNVNGPGTPRPVSRTKVSLSAPMTTNGLPDSSEHKEPSLQQAEEKKHSESPASESEGAQSSPVKNKHSEDDPAEAEGHEVKRLKFDKEGEARDAPNQTASSEVSSGMGEETEASSTSQDKEKDASCARQHCTEEEEEESFMSPRNVGPDRKDQDKDSDSSSVAEESSEENNQMEESEQPRAEKDLHSADSDISAPATSGADCSDTEELGSYASETPENSSETPMENSDEATEAADEPMEQD; this is translated from the exons ATGGATGATTTCAGAACCTCAGCTCCTGAACCAAGAGGGCCCCCCAATCCAAACGTGGAATATATTCCCTTTgaagagatgaaagaaagaaTCCTGAAAATTGTCACTGGATTTAATGG CATCCCCTTCACTATCCAGCGACTCTGTGAGTTGCTGACAGATCCTAGGAGGAATTACACAGGAACAGACAAATTTCTAAGAGGTGTGGAAAAG AATGTCATGGTTGTCAGCTGTGTATATCCATCTTCAGA GAAAAATAATTCCAGTAGTTTAAATCGGATGAATGGTGTTATGTTCCCCGGGAATTCACCAGGGTACTCTGACAG atcgAATGTAAATggccctgggacccccagacccgTGAGTCGGACGAAGGTTTCGTTGTCAGCTCCCATGACAACCAACGGTTTGCCAGACAGCTCAGAGCATAAAGAGCCCAGCTTGCAGCAAGCAGAGGAGAAGAAACACAG CGAATCACCAGCATCTGAATCAGAaggtgctcagagcagcccgGTGAAAAATAAGCACTCTGAGGATGATCCTGCAGAAGCAGAAGGACATGAGGTAAAAAGACTTAAATTTGACAAGGAAGGGGAAGCCAGAGATGCACCAAACCAAACTGCCTCCAGTGAAGTCTCTTCAGGCATGGGGGAAGAGACAGAAGCATCCTCTACATCTCAGGATAAAGAAAAAGATGCTTCCTGTGCCAGACAGCACTGtacagaggaagaggaggaag AGTCCTTCATGTCTCCCAGAAACGTTGGTCCGGACAGAAAAGATCAAGACAAAGACAGTGACTCCTCGAGTGTGGCTGAAGAGAGCTCTGAGGAGAACAATCAGATGGAGGAGTCTGAGCAGCCACGGGCAGAGAAGGATTTGCACTCGGCTGACAGTGACATCAGTGCACCTGCCACCAGTGGAGCTGACTGCAGTGACACGGAAGAGCTGGGGTCCTATGCTAGTGAAACTCCAGAAAACTCCTCAGAGACCCCGATGGAAAACAGTGATGAAGCCACAGAAGCTGCAGATGAACCTATGGAGCAAGACTAA